GGATCGGCTTCGCCTGGCAATACGAATGACGCCTCATGAATCAGGACGTGCGCTTTGGCAAAGAAATCCGGTGCTGGCCGTAATGTGTCTCCCGAGTACGCAAGCTCGCACTCGAACACTTCCTCCTCCAGAGTTCCGCGAGGTTCCTGCCGTACAAGTTTGGCGATTTCGACTGCACCCAGCGTAGCATATTCGGCCTTGAGACCTCGACGCATGCGCCCAACGCGGTAGGCCATACACTGTTGTCCTGGCTGGTGCTCTACCGCTTTAGCCGCCAACACACGCCCGTTCCGGAGTTCGAATGTATCACCATCATCCATCGCCCGGAACGCAATCGACGCCATGCCGCGTCTGGCCGCAAAGGATTCTGCCTCCTGTATCCAATCGGCCATCGAGGATGATTGTTTTGGGTAGAGAATCGTCAGGGGCTTATCGTTTGCACCCATCAAGCCAGCCCGGGCATCCAGAAGGCCGATCAAGCCACGGCAGTGATCCGCATGGCCATGGGATATGGCCAACACTTCCGCACGAAAGACATGGTCGTCGAGGCGGATGGCTGATCCCTCTCCGCAATCCAATTGCAGGCGAAAAGCCCGCCATAGAAAGAAATGTGAGAACGACCACGAGTAGCCTTGCAGGTTAGATGTGATCATTTCGGGGATATTGGCGGCATTGAAAAGAATGTGCATGTGTTTGGTTGATCCCTTTCAATAACCGCCAGCAGCCAATGCGTCAAAGGTTGTGGTTGATGCGAAATTATTCATACGCACCAAATATGTTTTTGAGGCGATGGGTGCAACAACAAAATAGCTCCACTGGTTGATTTTCACCCATTTATTAGATGGCGTGATGAAATAACTGGCGAGGGTGCGAGATATGAGTTTTGAGACTGGAGAATCGGGCAATCCCCAAGGAAGACCAAAGGGATCATATGGTGGGCGCATTATGGCTTTGGCGAGTCTTGATACGTTACTGGCCAAAAAAAAGAATCAGAAGGCGCTTATGGCAGCACTGGAGCAGGATCTGTTGGAGGATCCTGTCCGGTTCTTCAAGACGGTGATCATGCCGTTGCTCCCCAGAGAGGCTAAGTTGTCGTTTGACCATGATGGGGTGATCCAGTGGAAGAGTTTATTGGGAGGGGAACCGGTGGACGGCCCCTCCTCCGCCCAAGGGGCTACGGAGGGCAAGGGGCAGTTGGCGGCTGGCGATGTCTCGGACGGAGCGGACGGGATCAGACGCATCGGGAAGGAGTAGTATGGCCTTCGTGTTCAATTATCTCCCCCACCCTGCACAACAGGCGATTCACAAGGCGCGTAAGAAAAGGTTTCGGACGGTGTGTACTGGGAGGCGATTCGGAAAGACTTTATGCCTGGCTGCGGAGTTACTGGATCGTGGTGGGTGTGAGAAGGCCGGTGATTATGGGTGGATTGCGCCGACCTATAATGTCGCTGATCGTGGGATTGAGGCTTTCCGGACCATTGCCGATGGATTTATCCAGATTTGTGGTCGGGCACCGACACGGGTTGAATTTACCGGGCCTGCTGGACCTGTGAGGATCTGGTTCTTGTCCGCCGATAACCCGGATAATATCCGCGGGTTCGGATTTCAAGGTATTGTGATTGATGAGGCGGCGATGATTTCACCGGATGTGTGGAATTATGTCCTGCGGCCCACCATTGCCCAGACTCTGGGATGGGCTGTATTCGTCAGTACCCCAAAGGGCCATAACTGGTTTTATGACCTGTACACCCGGGGGATGGATCCCGGCGAGGAGGATTACGCCAGTTTCACCTTTCCGAGCAAGGCATCACCATTCTTCCCAGTGAAGGAATGGGATGAGGCGAAGAGGACCTTGCCGGAAGATGTATTCCGGCAGGAATACATGGCTGAGTTTATGGAGGATAGTGCGGGTGTATTCCGGAATGTGGATGCCTGCCTGATAACACAGACAGAACGGACCGAAACGGACAAATATCACCGGCACGTCGTAATCGGCTGTGACGTGGCCAAGCATACGGACTGGACAGTCCTTATCGCCATGGATGCTGAGACGGGGCAATGCTTCGCAATGGAGCGGTTTAATCAACTGGACTGGCCGATCCAGAAGGAACGAATACTGGAGTTCGCGCGCAAATACCGGGGACGGTTGATATTGGACGCTACGGGTGTCGGGGATCCGATCTATGACGACCTGAAAAGGGTTTATGCCGATATTGAGGGGTTCAAGTTGACATCGTCGAGCAAGACGGCGTTGATCCAACGGTTGATTGTAAGCGTTGAACAACGGAAGTTAGCATGGCCCTCCTTCGCTCCCACGGCGCAATCGCCTGAAGTTACGCAGGGCAGGCCAAGTTCCGTACAATGGGATATCCTGACAGCTGAATTAAAGCGGTATGAGTACAAAATCTCACCGTCGGGTGGGATCACCTATAATGCCCCGTCGGGGTATCATGATGACTGCGTCATGGCCTTGGCCCTGGCGAACCATGGGCGGTGGGAAGCTGAGAGTAGCGGGAGTATGATTGCGCTGGGTGGATTTGGACGCCCGGCTGCCAGTACTTTACGCCGCCGTCAGCGTGTTCTACCGGGTTAATTCTCGCCCTCTTGCACCCGCATTAACTGTCGGGTGGTTGATTTCTGCCTATATATTGGAGGAATCAATATGAAAAAGTTTTTATTCGTAATGTTGGGTTCTGGGTTCTTGGTGTGTGGTGGATGCGCGTCCATGGTGAAGAAAGTGGACGTCAATAAGGGGTTGGACAGTTATTACAGCCAGCCAAGAACGATTGATCTGGTCACGATCAAGGGATCGAACATGACCATTTCGGCGACTGGGGTCAATGAGATGAAGGTTTCTTCGATCCTGCCGCCCTTGAATGCCATCCCCAGGGAGCCGGGTGTGCTGGAAAAGGCAATTGGTGGAGTTGCGGACGTGGCGAAGTTTGGGATCGGCTTCTATTACGGGAACCAGATGCTGGGTAAAGCGCTTGAACAGCCTCGCACGGTGAGTCCGGAAATTGTCAGGCCGGAAGTAATTCAGGCCGGACAATAGGCGGAATAGGACTCGGACGGACCCGCCTCCGCCTTGGGCTACGGCGCGGCAAGTCGGACGTTTCGGACGAATCTGTTGGTGAGACTATGGGAATCCAGATCTACGATCACAAAAGCCAAGGATGGCGTGATAAATATAATCCCCTGAGGGGGTTGAGCCTGCCGAAATTGGTCTCGCTCCTGGAAGCCGGGGAGCGCGGTGCCTATGCCGACCTGCAATGGTTTTACCATTACATGGAGCGGTCAGATGCCATGATCCATGCCGTAATCCAGAGGCGGAGGGCGGCGTTGCTGGCATGTGATTGGGATATACGCGTGAGCGCAGATGAGGATGCAGACAAATGCCTCGCGGAAGAACAATCCGCATTCCTCCGCGAGGCGTATGACCGGGTAGAGAACT
The bacterium genome window above contains:
- a CDS encoding terminase family protein, which produces MAFVFNYLPHPAQQAIHKARKKRFRTVCTGRRFGKTLCLAAELLDRGGCEKAGDYGWIAPTYNVADRGIEAFRTIADGFIQICGRAPTRVEFTGPAGPVRIWFLSADNPDNIRGFGFQGIVIDEAAMISPDVWNYVLRPTIAQTLGWAVFVSTPKGHNWFYDLYTRGMDPGEEDYASFTFPSKASPFFPVKEWDEAKRTLPEDVFRQEYMAEFMEDSAGVFRNVDACLITQTERTETDKYHRHVVIGCDVAKHTDWTVLIAMDAETGQCFAMERFNQLDWPIQKERILEFARKYRGRLILDATGVGDPIYDDLKRVYADIEGFKLTSSSKTALIQRLIVSVEQRKLAWPSFAPTAQSPEVTQGRPSSVQWDILTAELKRYEYKISPSGGITYNAPSGYHDDCVMALALANHGRWEAESSGSMIALGGFGRPAASTLRRRQRVLPG
- a CDS encoding MBL fold metallo-hydrolase, whose product is MHILFNAANIPEMITSNLQGYSWSFSHFFLWRAFRLQLDCGEGSAIRLDDHVFRAEVLAISHGHADHCRGLIGLLDARAGLMGANDKPLTILYPKQSSSMADWIQEAESFAARRGMASIAFRAMDDGDTFELRNGRVLAAKAVEHQPGQQCMAYRVGRMRRGLKAEYATLGAVEIAKLVRQEPRGTLEEEVFECELAYSGDTLRPAPDFFAKAHVLIHEASFVLPGEADPSKGLHSDVQSVMAAARDAGVRNLVLFHMSRRYESQSSMEDVRSVIEQSGFQGPVMLIRGGYNLPTD